A genomic segment from Streptomyces sp. NBC_00459 encodes:
- a CDS encoding purine-nucleoside phosphorylase produces the protein MNASLLPDDIQGDPYSAADAAAARLRELTGAETHDVALVMGSGWAPAVDALGDPEAEFQVTELPGFPPSAVEGHGGKIRSYRIGDKRALVFLGRTHYYEGRGVASVAHGVRTAVAAGCKTIVLTNGCGGLRSDMRPGQPVLISDHINLTATSPIVGANFVDLTDLYSPRLRALCKEIDPSLEEGVYAQFTGPHYETPAEIRMARVIGADLVGMSTVLEAIAAREAGAEILGISLVTNLAAGMTGEPLNHEEVLQAGRDSATRMGSLLAQVLDRL, from the coding sequence GTGAACGCATCTCTTCTTCCGGACGACATCCAGGGCGACCCCTACTCCGCCGCCGACGCCGCTGCCGCGCGCCTGCGGGAGCTCACGGGCGCCGAGACCCACGACGTCGCCCTCGTGATGGGCTCCGGCTGGGCACCGGCCGTGGACGCCCTGGGCGACCCCGAGGCCGAGTTCCAGGTCACCGAGCTGCCCGGCTTCCCGCCGTCGGCGGTCGAGGGCCACGGCGGCAAGATCCGCTCGTACCGGATCGGTGACAAGCGCGCGCTGGTCTTCCTGGGCCGCACGCACTACTACGAGGGGCGCGGCGTCGCGTCCGTGGCGCACGGTGTCCGTACCGCCGTGGCCGCCGGCTGCAAGACCATCGTCCTGACCAACGGCTGCGGCGGTCTGCGCTCCGACATGCGCCCCGGCCAGCCGGTCCTGATCAGCGACCACATCAACCTCACGGCGACGTCCCCGATCGTCGGCGCGAACTTCGTCGACCTGACGGACCTGTACTCGCCGCGGCTGCGCGCCCTGTGCAAGGAGATCGACCCCAGCCTCGAGGAGGGCGTGTACGCCCAGTTCACGGGCCCGCACTACGAGACGCCGGCCGAGATCCGGATGGCGCGGGTCATCGGCGCGGACCTGGTCGGGATGTCGACGGTGCTGGAGGCCATCGCGGCGCGCGAGGCCGGCGCCGAGATCCTGGGCATCTCGCTGGTGACGAACCTCGCGGCGGGGATGACGGGCGAGCCCCTGAACCACGAGGAGGTCCTCCAGGCGGGCCGCGACAGCGCGACGCGCATGGGCTCCCTGCTGGCCCAGGTCCTGGACCGCCTGTAA
- a CDS encoding gamma-glutamylcyclotransferase translates to MSLYAAYAGNLDARLMTRRAPHSPLRATGWLTGWRLTFGGEHMGWEGALPTIVEAPRSQVFVALYEIAPLDEDSLDRWEGVGLDIYRRMRLRVDTLEGEEPAWVYVLNGYEGGLPSARNLGEIADAAESAGAPHDYVMELRKRPC, encoded by the coding sequence ATGTCGCTCTACGCCGCCTACGCCGGCAATCTCGACGCGCGGCTCATGACGCGCCGCGCACCGCACTCGCCGCTGCGCGCCACCGGCTGGCTGACCGGCTGGCGGCTGACCTTCGGCGGCGAGCACATGGGCTGGGAGGGCGCCCTCCCGACGATCGTCGAGGCACCGCGCTCCCAGGTCTTCGTCGCCCTGTACGAGATCGCCCCGCTCGACGAGGACTCGCTGGACCGCTGGGAGGGCGTGGGCCTCGACATCTACCGCCGGATGCGGCTGCGCGTCGACACGCTGGAGGGCGAGGAACCGGCGTGGGTGTACGTCCTCAACGGGTACGAGGGCGGCCTGCCGTCGGCCCGGAACCTGGGCGAGATCGCCGACGCGGCGGAGTCGGCCGGTGCACCGCACGACTATGTGATGGAACTGAGAAAACGTCCCTGTTGA
- a CDS encoding NAD(P)H-quinone dehydrogenase, whose amino-acid sequence MGYVTRIVIIGGGPGGYEAALVAAQLGAEVTVVDCDGLGGASVLTDCVPSKTLIATAEVMTTFDSSYEELGIIVADDTPPDKQAARVVGVDLGKVNRRVKRLALAQSHDITASVTRAGARVLRGRGRLDGMQAIDGSRKVVVRAVDGSEETLVADAVLIATGGHPRELADAQPDGERILNWTQVYDLTELPEELIVVGSGVTGAEFAGAYQALGSKVTLVSSRDRVLPGEDPDAAAVLEEVFRRRGMNVMARSRAESAKRVGDRVEVTLSDGRVISGSHCLMAVGAIPNSAGMGLEEAGVKLRDSGHIWTDKVSRTTAPGVYAAGDVTGVFALASVAAMQGRIAMYHFLGDAVAPLNLKTVSSNVFTDPEIATVGYTQADVDGGKIDAVVVKLPLLRNPRAKMQGIRDGFVKLMCRPGTGIVVGGCVVSPRASELIHPISIAVDNNLTVEQIANAFTVYPSLSGSIAEVARQLHTRKAAGEG is encoded by the coding sequence ATGGGGTATGTGACTCGGATCGTGATCATTGGTGGCGGACCCGGCGGCTACGAAGCGGCGCTGGTGGCAGCGCAGCTCGGCGCGGAGGTGACCGTCGTCGACTGCGACGGTCTGGGCGGGGCGTCGGTGCTCACCGACTGCGTCCCGTCGAAGACCCTGATCGCCACGGCCGAGGTGATGACCACCTTCGACTCCTCGTACGAGGAGCTGGGGATCATCGTCGCCGACGACACCCCACCCGACAAGCAGGCCGCCCGCGTCGTCGGTGTCGACCTCGGCAAGGTCAACCGACGGGTGAAGCGCCTCGCCCTCGCCCAGTCGCACGACATCACCGCCTCCGTCACCCGGGCCGGCGCGCGCGTCCTGCGCGGGCGCGGGCGGCTCGACGGCATGCAGGCCATCGACGGCTCCCGGAAGGTCGTCGTACGGGCCGTGGACGGCAGCGAGGAGACGCTCGTCGCCGACGCCGTCCTGATCGCCACCGGCGGACACCCCCGCGAGCTGGCCGACGCGCAGCCCGACGGTGAGCGCATCCTCAACTGGACCCAGGTCTACGACCTCACCGAGCTGCCCGAGGAGCTCATCGTCGTCGGGTCCGGTGTCACCGGAGCCGAGTTCGCCGGCGCCTATCAGGCCCTCGGGTCGAAGGTGACCCTCGTGTCGTCGCGCGACCGTGTGCTGCCGGGCGAGGACCCCGACGCCGCCGCCGTCCTCGAAGAGGTCTTCCGGCGCCGCGGTATGAACGTCATGGCCCGCTCCCGCGCCGAGTCCGCCAAGCGGGTCGGCGACCGGGTCGAGGTCACCCTCTCCGACGGGCGGGTCATCAGCGGCTCGCACTGTCTGATGGCCGTCGGCGCGATTCCCAACAGCGCCGGGATGGGCCTGGAGGAGGCCGGGGTCAAGCTGCGCGACTCCGGGCACATCTGGACCGACAAGGTGTCGCGGACGACCGCCCCGGGCGTGTACGCCGCCGGTGACGTGACCGGCGTCTTCGCCCTCGCGTCCGTCGCCGCCATGCAGGGCCGTATCGCCATGTACCACTTCCTCGGCGACGCGGTGGCCCCGCTCAACCTCAAGACCGTCTCCTCCAACGTCTTCACCGACCCCGAGATCGCCACCGTCGGCTACACCCAGGCCGATGTCGACGGCGGGAAGATCGACGCCGTGGTCGTCAAACTGCCGTTGCTGCGCAATCCGCGCGCGAAGATGCAGGGCATTCGGGACGGTTTCGTCAAGCTCATGTGCAGGCCGGGCACCGGGATTGTCGTGGGCGGGTGTGTCGTGTCGCCGCGCGCCTCCGAACTCATCCACCCGATCTCGATCGCTGTCGACAACAATCTGACGGTCGAGCAGATCGCGAACGCGTTCACTGTTTACCCCTCTCTCTCGGGATCGATCGCGGAGGTCGCCCGGCAGCTTCACACGCGCAAGGCGGCGGGCGAGGGCTGA
- a CDS encoding DeoR/GlpR family DNA-binding transcription regulator, whose amino-acid sequence MFAAERRQLILEMVRANGAVSLRELARVVQTSEVTVRRDVRALEAEGLLDRRHGGAVLPGGFTRESGFPQKSHLATAEKTAIADLAASFVEEGEAIVVGAGTTTQELARRLARVPGLTVVTNSLLVAQALAHANRVEVVMTGGTLRGSNYALVGSGAEQSLHGLRVSKAFLSGSGLTAERGLSTSNMLSASVDRALVQAAAEVVVLADHTKLGSDTMFQTVPTDVITRLVTDEPPVHDDRAGTELQALADQGVQIAVAGSSGSGSNSPGNGPQGGEQVPTRQQRRDVPLPNPRRGQLPGGAPGHPLRGTMLGEQPGGPGERERERARVADLRRR is encoded by the coding sequence GTGTTCGCTGCAGAACGTCGTCAATTGATCCTCGAAATGGTGCGTGCCAATGGAGCCGTGTCGCTCCGTGAGCTCGCCCGCGTCGTCCAGACCTCCGAAGTGACCGTACGGCGGGACGTGCGCGCACTGGAGGCAGAAGGACTCCTCGACCGCCGGCATGGCGGTGCGGTATTGCCGGGCGGGTTCACGCGGGAGTCCGGCTTTCCGCAGAAATCTCATCTCGCGACCGCCGAGAAGACGGCCATCGCCGACCTCGCCGCGAGCTTCGTCGAAGAGGGCGAGGCCATCGTGGTCGGGGCGGGGACCACCACGCAGGAGCTGGCACGCCGGCTCGCGCGGGTCCCCGGGCTGACCGTCGTCACCAACTCCCTGTTGGTGGCCCAGGCGCTGGCCCACGCGAACAGAGTGGAGGTCGTGATGACCGGAGGCACTCTGCGCGGTTCCAACTACGCCCTGGTCGGCAGTGGCGCCGAGCAGTCCCTGCACGGGCTTCGGGTGTCCAAGGCCTTCCTCTCCGGAAGCGGGCTCACCGCCGAACGCGGGCTGTCCACCTCCAACATGCTGTCGGCGTCCGTCGACCGCGCGCTGGTGCAGGCCGCCGCCGAGGTCGTCGTGCTCGCCGATCACACCAAGCTCGGTTCGGACACCATGTTCCAGACCGTGCCCACGGATGTGATCACCCGCCTCGTCACCGACGAACCGCCCGTCCACGACGACCGCGCCGGTACGGAACTCCAGGCCCTGGCCGACCAGGGGGTGCAGATCGCCGTGGCCGGATCGTCCGGCTCGGGCAGCAACTCCCCGGGAAACGGGCCGCAGGGCGGTGAGCAGGTCCCCACACGCCAACAGCGCCGGGACGTGCCGCTTCCCAACCCGCGCCGGGGCCAGCTGCCCGGCGGCGCGCCTGGCCATCCGCTGCGCGGCACGATGCTGGGCGAGCAGCCCGGCGGACCCGGCGAGCGCGAGCGGGAACGGGCCCGGGTGGCGGACCTCCGCCGCCGCTGA
- a CDS encoding TetR/AcrR family transcriptional regulator: MAQPPAGLRADARRNYERLLAEARSAFAAHGTDTSLEDVARRAGLGIGTLYRHFPNRHALLSAVFEDAVSDLLARSRDLLTDPEPCTALVTWLREIVTHAGEYRGLARALMSVSHDVDSALARCSNPMREAGAALLARAQQAGAVRTDVSIGDLLQLTNAIALAAEETPDDPDLADRLLTLTLRGLKAVPG, from the coding sequence ATGGCCCAGCCGCCGGCAGGCCTCCGCGCGGACGCCCGCCGCAACTACGAACGCCTCCTCGCAGAGGCTCGCTCCGCCTTCGCAGCACACGGCACGGACACCTCCCTCGAAGACGTCGCCCGCCGCGCCGGCCTCGGCATCGGCACGCTCTACCGCCACTTCCCCAACCGGCACGCCCTGCTGAGCGCGGTCTTCGAGGACGCGGTCAGCGACCTGCTGGCCCGCTCCCGCGACCTGCTGACCGACCCGGAGCCGTGCACCGCGCTGGTGACCTGGCTGCGCGAGATCGTCACGCACGCCGGCGAGTACCGCGGCCTGGCACGGGCGCTCATGTCGGTGTCGCACGACGTCGACTCGGCGCTGGCCAGGTGCAGCAACCCGATGCGGGAGGCGGGCGCGGCCCTGCTCGCCCGCGCCCAGCAGGCCGGCGCCGTGCGTACCGACGTCTCCATCGGCGACCTGCTCCAGCTCACCAACGCCATCGCGCTGGCGGCCGAGGAGACCCCGGACGACCCGGACCTGGCCGACCGCCTCCTGACCCTGACACTGCGGGGTCTGAAGGCCGTACCCGGGTAA
- a CDS encoding acetyl/propionyl/methylcrotonyl-CoA carboxylase subunit alpha, whose amino-acid sequence MRKVLIANRGEIAVRVARACQDAGIASVAVYADPDRDALHVRAADEAFALGGDTPASSYLDFAKVLQAAKDSGADAVHPGYGFLSENADFAQAVIDAGLTWIGPPPQAIRDLGDKVAARHIAQRAGAPLVAGTPDPVSGSEEVVAFAQEHGLPIAIKAAFGGGGRGLKVARTLEEVPELYDSAVREAVAAFGRGECFVERYLDKPRHVETQCLADSHGNVVVVSTRDCSLQRRHQKLVEEAPAPFLSQAQVAELYSSSKAILKEAGYVGAGTVEFLVGTDGTISFLEVNTRLQVEHPVTEEVAGIDLVREMFRIADGEPLGYGDPELRGHSFEFRINGEDPGRGFLPAPGTVTTFAPPTGPGVRLDAGVESGSVIGPAWDSLLAKLIVTGATREQALQRAARALAEFQVEGMATAIPFHRKVVTDPAFAPELTGSTDPFTVHTRWIETEFTNDIPAFAAPADIDTDDEAGRETVVVEVGGKRLEVSLPISLGMSLARTGLAAGAKPKRRAAKKSGPAASGDTLASPMQGTIVKVAVEEGQEVKEGDLIVVLEAMKMEQPLNAHKAGTVKGLAAEVGASLTSGAPICEIKD is encoded by the coding sequence GTGCGCAAGGTGCTCATCGCCAACCGTGGCGAAATCGCTGTCCGCGTTGCCCGGGCCTGTCAGGATGCCGGGATCGCGAGCGTGGCCGTGTACGCCGACCCGGACCGGGACGCGCTTCATGTGCGTGCCGCGGATGAGGCGTTCGCTTTGGGCGGTGACACCCCGGCGAGCAGTTATCTCGACTTCGCCAAGGTGCTCCAGGCCGCCAAGGATTCCGGGGCGGACGCGGTCCATCCCGGATACGGCTTCCTCTCGGAGAACGCCGACTTCGCGCAGGCCGTCATCGATGCGGGCCTGACCTGGATCGGGCCGCCCCCGCAGGCGATCCGTGATCTGGGGGACAAGGTCGCGGCCCGGCACATCGCGCAGCGCGCCGGCGCCCCGCTGGTGGCGGGTACGCCGGATCCGGTGTCGGGTTCGGAGGAGGTGGTGGCGTTCGCCCAGGAGCACGGTCTGCCGATCGCGATCAAGGCCGCTTTCGGTGGGGGCGGCCGTGGTCTGAAGGTCGCCCGCACTCTCGAGGAGGTGCCCGAGCTGTACGACTCGGCGGTGCGTGAGGCGGTGGCCGCGTTCGGGCGCGGTGAGTGCTTCGTGGAGCGCTACCTCGACAAGCCGAGGCATGTGGAGACGCAGTGCCTGGCCGACTCCCACGGCAACGTGGTCGTCGTCTCCACCCGTGACTGCTCGCTGCAGCGCCGCCACCAGAAACTGGTCGAGGAGGCCCCGGCGCCGTTCCTGTCCCAGGCGCAGGTCGCGGAGCTGTACTCGTCGTCCAAGGCGATCCTCAAGGAGGCCGGCTACGTCGGCGCCGGGACGGTGGAGTTCCTGGTCGGCACGGACGGCACGATCTCGTTCCTGGAGGTCAACACGCGTCTGCAGGTCGAGCACCCGGTCACCGAGGAGGTCGCCGGCATCGACCTGGTGCGGGAGATGTTCCGTATCGCCGACGGCGAACCCCTCGGCTACGGCGATCCCGAACTGCGCGGTCACTCCTTCGAGTTCCGTATCAACGGCGAGGACCCCGGCCGCGGTTTCCTGCCCGCCCCCGGCACCGTCACCACCTTCGCCCCGCCCACCGGCCCCGGGGTCCGCCTCGACGCGGGCGTCGAGTCCGGCAGCGTCATCGGCCCGGCCTGGGACTCCCTCCTCGCCAAACTGATCGTCACCGGCGCCACCCGCGAACAGGCCCTCCAGCGCGCCGCCCGCGCCCTGGCCGAGTTCCAGGTCGAGGGCATGGCCACCGCCATCCCCTTCCACCGCAAGGTGGTCACCGACCCCGCCTTCGCCCCCGAACTCACCGGCTCCACCGACCCCTTCACGGTCCACACCCGGTGGATCGAGACCGAGTTCACCAACGACATCCCCGCCTTCGCCGCCCCCGCCGACATCGACACCGACGACGAAGCGGGCCGCGAGACCGTGGTCGTCGAAGTCGGCGGCAAACGCCTGGAAGTCTCCCTGCCCATCTCCCTGGGCATGTCCCTGGCCCGCACCGGCCTCGCCGCCGGCGCCAAACCCAAACGCCGCGCCGCCAAGAAGTCCGGCCCCGCCGCCTCCGGCGACACCCTCGCCTCCCCCATGCAGGGCACCATCGTCAAGGTCGCCGTGGAGGAAGGCCAGGAAGTCAAGGAAGGCGACCTGATCGTCGTCCTCGAAGCCATGAAGATGGAACAGCCCCTCAACGCCCACAAGGCCGGCACCGTCAAGGGCCTGGCGGCAGAGGTCGGCGCGTCCCTCACCTCGGGCGCACCCATCTGCGAGATCAAGGACTGA
- a CDS encoding nucleoside triphosphate pyrophosphatase, whose product MTDDQPRRRLVLASQSPARLNLLRQAGLDPEVIVSGFDEDAVTAPTPAELALALAEAKAAVVAARPEAHGALVIGCDSVLDLDGEAYGKPADAEEATARWKSMRGRSGTLETGHCVHDTATGRSVSATASTVVRFGEPTDEEIAAYVASGEPLHVAGAFTLDGRSAPFIDGIDGGHGNVIGISLPLVRRLLAELGIGITELWTPREKQS is encoded by the coding sequence ATGACCGATGATCAGCCGCGCCGCCGTCTCGTGCTCGCCTCCCAGTCCCCCGCCCGGCTCAATCTGCTCAGGCAGGCCGGACTCGACCCCGAGGTGATCGTCAGCGGGTTCGACGAGGACGCCGTGACCGCGCCGACCCCGGCCGAACTGGCCCTCGCCCTCGCCGAGGCCAAGGCCGCCGTGGTGGCCGCGCGGCCCGAGGCGCACGGCGCGCTGGTGATCGGCTGCGACTCCGTCCTCGACCTGGACGGCGAGGCGTACGGCAAGCCCGCCGACGCCGAGGAGGCCACCGCCCGCTGGAAGTCGATGCGCGGCCGGTCGGGCACCCTGGAGACCGGGCACTGCGTCCACGACACGGCGACGGGACGCTCCGTCTCCGCCACCGCGTCCACCGTGGTCCGCTTCGGCGAGCCGACGGACGAGGAGATCGCCGCGTACGTCGCCTCGGGCGAGCCCCTCCATGTCGCCGGGGCGTTCACGCTCGACGGCCGCTCGGCGCCGTTCATCGACGGCATCGACGGCGGCCACGGCAACGTCATCGGCATCAGCCTGCCGCTGGTACGCAGGCTGCTGGCCGAACTGGGCATCGGCATCACGGAGTTGTGGACGCCCCGGGAGAAGCAGTCGTAG
- the mmpB gene encoding morphogenic membrane protein MmpB produces MLWSDPENEPPKELRDAQQMLRRLGFLMALAMLLAMIVLGVL; encoded by the coding sequence ATGCTGTGGTCCGATCCCGAGAACGAGCCGCCGAAGGAACTGCGCGACGCGCAGCAGATGCTTCGGCGGCTCGGGTTTCTCATGGCGCTGGCCATGCTGCTCGCGATGATCGTGCTCGGTGTGCTGTAG
- a CDS encoding acyl-CoA carboxylase epsilon subunit, with the protein MNIKVVRGNPTPEELAAALAVVRARAVAASSTAPGAPGTKDAWADPSRIAAQHLPQPGPSSWGRTYWPG; encoded by the coding sequence GTGAACATCAAGGTCGTACGGGGCAATCCGACCCCCGAGGAGCTTGCCGCCGCCCTGGCGGTGGTCCGAGCCCGCGCCGTGGCGGCGTCCTCCACGGCGCCCGGCGCACCGGGCACGAAGGACGCGTGGGCGGACCCCTCAAGGATCGCCGCCCAGCACCTGCCCCAGCCGGGCCCGTCGTCCTGGGGCCGGACCTACTGGCCGGGCTGA
- a CDS encoding acyl-CoA carboxylase subunit beta has protein sequence MAEPVQPQQIDIHTTAGKLADLQRRVEAATHAGSGRAVEKQHAKGKLTARERIELLLDEDSFVELDEFATHRSTNFGLENNRPYGDGVVTGYGTVDGRPIAVFSQDFTVFGGALGEVYGQKIVKVMDFALKTGCPVIGINDSGGARIQEGVASLGAYGEIFRRNTHASGVIPQISLVVGPCAGGAVYSPAITDFTVMVDQTSHMFITGPDVIKTVTGEDVGFEELGGARTHNSASGVAHHMAGDEKDAIEYVKQLLSYLPSNNLSEPPLFPEEADLTVTDEDRELDVLIPDSANQPYDMHTVIEHVLDDAEFFETQSLFAPNILTGFGRVEGRPVGIVANQPMQFAGCLDIDASEKAARFVRTCDAFNVPVITFVDVPGFLPGVDQEHTGIIRRGAKLIYAYAEATVPLITVITRKAFGGAYDVMGSKHLGADLNLAWPTAQIAVMGAQGAVNILHRRTIAEAEANGEDLDVVRARLIQEYEDHLLNPYIAAERGYVDAVILPSDTRRQVVRGLRQLRTKRESLPPKKHGNIPL, from the coding sequence ATGGCCGAGCCGGTACAGCCGCAGCAGATCGACATCCACACCACCGCGGGCAAGCTCGCCGACCTGCAACGCCGCGTCGAGGCGGCGACGCACGCCGGATCGGGGCGGGCTGTCGAGAAGCAGCACGCCAAGGGCAAACTGACGGCCCGTGAGCGGATCGAACTGCTCCTCGACGAGGACTCGTTCGTGGAACTGGACGAGTTCGCCACCCACCGCTCGACCAACTTCGGGCTGGAGAACAACCGCCCGTACGGAGACGGCGTGGTGACCGGTTACGGCACCGTCGACGGCCGTCCGATCGCCGTGTTCTCGCAGGACTTCACCGTGTTCGGCGGCGCGCTGGGCGAGGTGTACGGGCAGAAGATCGTCAAGGTCATGGACTTCGCGCTGAAGACCGGCTGTCCGGTCATCGGCATCAACGACTCCGGCGGCGCCCGTATCCAGGAGGGCGTGGCTTCCCTGGGCGCGTACGGCGAGATCTTCCGCCGCAACACACACGCGTCCGGGGTCATCCCGCAGATCAGCCTGGTCGTCGGACCCTGTGCGGGCGGGGCGGTCTACTCCCCGGCCATCACCGACTTCACGGTCATGGTCGACCAGACCTCGCACATGTTCATCACCGGCCCGGACGTCATCAAGACGGTCACCGGCGAGGACGTCGGCTTCGAGGAGCTGGGCGGCGCCCGCACCCACAACTCCGCCTCGGGCGTGGCCCATCACATGGCCGGCGACGAGAAGGACGCCATCGAGTACGTCAAGCAGCTGCTGTCGTACCTGCCGTCCAACAACCTCAGCGAACCCCCGCTGTTCCCCGAGGAGGCGGACCTCACCGTCACGGACGAGGACCGCGAGCTGGACGTCCTGATCCCGGACAGCGCGAACCAGCCGTACGACATGCACACGGTGATCGAACACGTCCTGGACGACGCCGAGTTCTTCGAGACGCAGTCCCTGTTCGCGCCCAACATCCTCACCGGGTTCGGCCGGGTCGAGGGCCGTCCGGTCGGGATCGTCGCCAACCAGCCGATGCAGTTCGCGGGCTGCCTCGACATCGACGCGTCGGAGAAGGCGGCCCGCTTCGTCCGTACCTGCGACGCCTTCAACGTCCCGGTCATCACCTTCGTGGACGTTCCCGGCTTCCTGCCGGGCGTCGACCAGGAGCACACGGGCATCATCCGCCGAGGCGCGAAGCTGATCTACGCCTACGCCGAGGCGACGGTCCCGCTCATCACGGTCATCACCCGCAAGGCCTTCGGCGGCGCCTACGACGTCATGGGCTCCAAGCACCTGGGCGCCGACCTCAACCTCGCCTGGCCGACCGCCCAGATCGCCGTCATGGGCGCCCAGGGCGCGGTCAACATCCTGCACCGCCGCACGATCGCCGAGGCGGAGGCGAACGGGGAGGACCTGGACGTGGTCCGCGCCCGGCTGATCCAGGAGTACGAGGACCACCTCCTCAACCCCTACATCGCGGCCGAACGCGGCTACGTCGACGCGGTGATCCTGCCGTCCGACACCCGCCGCCAGGTCGTACGGGGCCTGCGCCAGCTCCGTACGAAGCGCGAGTCCCTGCCCCCGAAGAAGCACGGCAACATCCCCCTCTAA
- a CDS encoding biotin--[acetyl-CoA-carboxylase] ligase has translation MDEDNTEGAAGSEGAGGAAGGDGRWSDLDRPPLNAVALRRALVREGGLWSGVEVVRSTGSTNADLVALAGAGKAEEGLILLAEEQTAGRGRLDRQWTAPARSGLFFSVLLRPTQVPVARWGWLPLLTGVAVATGLSRAAGVDTSLKWPNDLLVNVGGAERKAGGILAERSGTDGVVIGIGINVTLREDELPVPTAGSLALAGAVGTDRDPLLRAVLRSLEQWYVRWRSVEGDPVSSGLQETYAAGCATLGRTVRAELPGDRSVVGEAVAVDGEGRLVLATGEGVQEPVGAGDIVHLRPA, from the coding sequence ATGGACGAGGACAACACCGAGGGCGCAGCGGGATCAGAGGGCGCGGGGGGTGCGGCGGGAGGCGACGGGCGCTGGTCCGACCTGGACCGGCCGCCGCTCAACGCCGTCGCGCTGCGCCGGGCGCTGGTCCGGGAGGGCGGGCTCTGGTCCGGGGTGGAGGTCGTCCGCAGTACGGGGTCCACGAACGCCGACCTGGTCGCCCTCGCGGGCGCGGGCAAGGCGGAGGAGGGGCTGATCCTGCTCGCCGAGGAGCAGACCGCCGGGCGCGGCCGGCTGGACCGGCAGTGGACGGCGCCCGCACGCTCCGGGCTGTTCTTCTCCGTGCTGCTGAGGCCGACGCAGGTCCCGGTGGCCCGCTGGGGCTGGCTGCCGCTGCTCACCGGGGTCGCGGTGGCGACGGGGCTGTCACGGGCCGCAGGCGTCGATACGTCCCTCAAATGGCCCAATGACCTGCTGGTGAACGTGGGGGGCGCCGAGCGCAAGGCGGGCGGGATCCTCGCGGAGCGTTCCGGTACGGACGGCGTGGTGATCGGCATCGGCATCAACGTCACCCTGCGCGAGGACGAGCTGCCGGTGCCGACGGCCGGGTCGCTGGCGCTGGCCGGGGCGGTGGGGACGGACCGGGATCCGCTGCTCAGGGCGGTGCTGCGGTCGCTGGAGCAGTGGTACGTGCGGTGGCGCTCGGTGGAGGGCGACCCGGTGTCGTCCGGGCTGCAGGAGACGTACGCGGCGGGATGCGCGACATTGGGGCGGACGGTGCGGGCGGAGTTGCCGGGCGATCGCAGTGTGGTGGGGGAGGCGGTTGCCGTGGACGGGGAGGGCCGGCTGGTGCTGGCCACGGGAGAAGGGGTGCAGGAGCCTGTGGGGGCGGGGGACATCGTGCACCTGCGGCCTGCCTAG